One genomic region from Oncorhynchus gorbuscha isolate QuinsamMale2020 ecotype Even-year linkage group LG13, OgorEven_v1.0, whole genome shotgun sequence encodes:
- the nocta gene encoding nocturnin isoform X2: MTSHVCLMGSSSSSRLFGTLAQTLNSAPLAQQDYDPEHQDSDQDPEGLEQADPDQLLRECEKILQNRPARPHRDLVYPVDPKHQHQYRNNEQQQTPSIRVMTWNILAQALGEGKDGFVQCPLDALNWAERKYLILEEILTYRPDILCLQEVDHYYDTFQPILASLGYHSTFLPKPWSPCLEVASNNGPDGCALFYRRARFSLLHTSHLRLSAMMLPTNQVAIVQTLRCRETGQRLCVAVTHLKARSGWERLRGAQGADLLQSLKAITSRAAGSDPVSRGPGGGSGTEGVPLLVCGDFNAEPSEDVYRRFISSPLGLDSAYKLLSADGQTEPAYTTWKIRPSGESCSTLDYIWYSHGAFTVDTLLDIPTEEQIGPDRLPSYHYPSDHLSLLCDVSFREPRDQPHRLM; this comes from the exons TGTGTCTGAtgggcagcagtagcagcagcaggctGTTTGGTACCCTGGCCCAGACCCTGAACAGTGCTCCACTGGCCCAGCAGGACTACGACCCAGAGCACCAGGACTCAGACCAGGACCCGGAGGGCCTGGAGCAGGCCGACCCAGACCAGCTGCTCAGGGAGTGCGAGAAGATCCTCCAGAACCGGCCGGCCCGGCCACACAGGGACCTGGTCTACCCTGTAGACCCTAAACACCAGCACCAATACAGGAACAATGAGCAACAGCAAACACCATCTATACGGGTCATGACATGGAACATCCTAGCTCAAG ctctaGGGGAGGGTAAGGATGGCTTTGTGCAATGTCCTCTGGATGCTCTGAACTGGGCTGAGAGGAAGTACCTGATCCTGGAAGAGATCCTCACCTACCGCCCTGACATCCTGTGTCTCCAGGAAGTGGACCACTACTACGACACCTTCCAGCCCATCTTGGCCAGCCTGGGCTACCACAGCACATTCCTTCCCAAGCCCTGGTCCCCCTGCCTGGAAGTGGCCAGCAACAACGGCCCTGATGGCTGTGCGCTCTTCTACCGCCGTGCCCGCTTCagcctcctccacacctcccacCTGCGCCTCTCTGCCATGATGCTGCCTACCAATCAGGTGGCCATCGTGCAGACGCTGCGTTGCCGGGAGACGGGCCAGAGGCTGTGCGTGGCTGTGACCCACCTGAAGGcgaggagtggctgggagaggctgaGGGGGGCCCAAGGGGCTGACCTGCTGCAGAGCCTAAAGGCTATCACCTCGAGGGCGGCTGGGTCAGACCCAGTCAGTAGGGGACCTGGGGGAGGGAGTGGGACAGAGGGGGTGCCTCTGCTAGTGTGTGGGGACTTTAACGCTGAGCCCTCAGAAGATGTGTACAGGCGTTTTATCTCCTCCCCCCTGGGTCTGGACTCCGCCTATAAGCTGCTGAGTGCAGATGGGCAGACGGAGCCGGCCTACACTACCTGGAAGATCCGTCCATCGGGGGAGAGCTGCAGTACCCTGGACTACATCTGGTACTCTCACGGTGCTTTCACTGTGGACACTCTGCTGGACATACCCACTGAGGAACAGATAGGACCTGACCGCCTGCCCTCATACCACTACCCCTCCGACCACCTCTCACTGCTCTGTGATGTCAGCTTCAGGGAGCCACGGGATCAACCTCATAGGCTGATGTAG
- the nocta gene encoding nocturnin isoform X3 codes for MGSSSSSRLFGTLAQTLNSAPLAQQDYDPEHQDSDQDPEGLEQADPDQLLRECEKILQNRPARPHRDLVYPVDPKHQHQYRNNEQQQTPSIRVMTWNILAQALGEGKDGFVQCPLDALNWAERKYLILEEILTYRPDILCLQEVDHYYDTFQPILASLGYHSTFLPKPWSPCLEVASNNGPDGCALFYRRARFSLLHTSHLRLSAMMLPTNQVAIVQTLRCRETGQRLCVAVTHLKARSGWERLRGAQGADLLQSLKAITSRAAGSDPVSRGPGGGSGTEGVPLLVCGDFNAEPSEDVYRRFISSPLGLDSAYKLLSADGQTEPAYTTWKIRPSGESCSTLDYIWYSHGAFTVDTLLDIPTEEQIGPDRLPSYHYPSDHLSLLCDVSFREPRDQPHRLM; via the exons AtgggcagcagtagcagcagcaggctGTTTGGTACCCTGGCCCAGACCCTGAACAGTGCTCCACTGGCCCAGCAGGACTACGACCCAGAGCACCAGGACTCAGACCAGGACCCGGAGGGCCTGGAGCAGGCCGACCCAGACCAGCTGCTCAGGGAGTGCGAGAAGATCCTCCAGAACCGGCCGGCCCGGCCACACAGGGACCTGGTCTACCCTGTAGACCCTAAACACCAGCACCAATACAGGAACAATGAGCAACAGCAAACACCATCTATACGGGTCATGACATGGAACATCCTAGCTCAAG ctctaGGGGAGGGTAAGGATGGCTTTGTGCAATGTCCTCTGGATGCTCTGAACTGGGCTGAGAGGAAGTACCTGATCCTGGAAGAGATCCTCACCTACCGCCCTGACATCCTGTGTCTCCAGGAAGTGGACCACTACTACGACACCTTCCAGCCCATCTTGGCCAGCCTGGGCTACCACAGCACATTCCTTCCCAAGCCCTGGTCCCCCTGCCTGGAAGTGGCCAGCAACAACGGCCCTGATGGCTGTGCGCTCTTCTACCGCCGTGCCCGCTTCagcctcctccacacctcccacCTGCGCCTCTCTGCCATGATGCTGCCTACCAATCAGGTGGCCATCGTGCAGACGCTGCGTTGCCGGGAGACGGGCCAGAGGCTGTGCGTGGCTGTGACCCACCTGAAGGcgaggagtggctgggagaggctgaGGGGGGCCCAAGGGGCTGACCTGCTGCAGAGCCTAAAGGCTATCACCTCGAGGGCGGCTGGGTCAGACCCAGTCAGTAGGGGACCTGGGGGAGGGAGTGGGACAGAGGGGGTGCCTCTGCTAGTGTGTGGGGACTTTAACGCTGAGCCCTCAGAAGATGTGTACAGGCGTTTTATCTCCTCCCCCCTGGGTCTGGACTCCGCCTATAAGCTGCTGAGTGCAGATGGGCAGACGGAGCCGGCCTACACTACCTGGAAGATCCGTCCATCGGGGGAGAGCTGCAGTACCCTGGACTACATCTGGTACTCTCACGGTGCTTTCACTGTGGACACTCTGCTGGACATACCCACTGAGGAACAGATAGGACCTGACCGCCTGCCCTCATACCACTACCCCTCCGACCACCTCTCACTGCTCTGTGATGTCAGCTTCAGGGAGCCACGGGATCAACCTCATAGGCTGATGTAG